A portion of the Microlunatus phosphovorus NM-1 genome contains these proteins:
- a CDS encoding helix-turn-helix transcriptional regulator, with protein MSNRIRELRAERNLTQAELAATLGVTRQTIIAIEQGRYSPSLEMAFQIAQALGVPLDGVFTYQGDDAN; from the coding sequence GTGTCCAATCGCATCCGCGAACTGCGCGCGGAGCGCAATCTCACACAGGCGGAGCTCGCGGCAACCCTCGGCGTCACCCGCCAGACCATCATTGCCATCGAGCAGGGGCGCTACTCGCCTTCGCTTGAGATGGCCTTCCAGATCGCGCAGGCGCTCGGTGTCCCGCTCGATGGGGTCTTCACCTATCAGGGGGACGATGCGAACTGA
- a CDS encoding DUF1819 family protein translates to MSTSACGDRRYAMSFSTGTLLSRESVIAAPLYLDTQDWAVVRGLLNAENLLQARTASSRDRLAWEVVQRLATLTETELRLLIEASPSERSHLMWAAACRRYAFIGDFAEEVVRERFLLLTPALGYAEFDSFVRGKSLWHPELAELKPSTLQKLRSNLFRMLADAGLLANGEITQAMVSQRVLDVLNARVPSDLRFLPTRAGQEVTL, encoded by the coding sequence TTGAGCACTAGCGCATGCGGCGACCGCCGCTACGCCATGTCCTTCAGCACCGGCACCCTTCTGTCCCGCGAGTCCGTGATCGCCGCACCGCTGTATCTCGACACCCAGGACTGGGCAGTAGTCCGAGGCCTGCTGAACGCAGAGAACCTGCTCCAGGCGCGGACCGCATCATCGAGGGATCGGTTGGCTTGGGAGGTCGTTCAGCGACTTGCGACTCTCACGGAGACCGAGCTTCGCCTGCTGATCGAGGCCAGCCCGAGCGAGCGGAGCCATCTGATGTGGGCTGCCGCATGCCGCCGGTACGCCTTCATTGGCGATTTCGCCGAAGAAGTGGTGCGCGAACGGTTCCTGCTGCTTACCCCGGCACTCGGCTATGCCGAGTTCGACAGCTTCGTCAGGGGCAAGTCGCTGTGGCACCCGGAACTGGCCGAGCTAAAGCCATCGACATTGCAGAAGCTCCGTTCCAATCTGTTCCGGATGCTCGCAGATGCGGGGCTACTCGCCAATGGCGAGATCACCCAAGCCATGGTCTCCCAACGCGTACTCGACGTGCTCAACGCACGCGTACCGAGTGACTTGCGGTTCCTGCCCACGCGTGCCGGCCAGGAGGTCACACTGTGA
- a CDS encoding GNAT family N-acetyltransferase: MGIRFPDTIFIFEVGDRDTAAVALYESLGFTELARVPDPDSKHSGYDYLLYLRLDHPRG; the protein is encoded by the coding sequence GTGGGTATCCGATTCCCAGACACCATCTTCATTTTCGAGGTCGGCGATCGCGACACCGCGGCGGTCGCACTCTACGAGAGTCTTGGCTTCACCGAATTGGCCAGAGTGCCTGACCCCGATTCGAAGCACTCGGGCTACGACTACCTGCTCTACCTGAGGCTCGACCACCCACGAGGCTGA
- a CDS encoding NAD(P)-dependent alcohol dehydrogenase, with protein sequence MGDAPIPTPGKGQVLIQVAAASVNAADVFVMRGVPRMVRPGNGLRRPARHRLGMDLAGVVADVGPGVTRWQVGDAVFGQGIATFAEFALAEERRLAALPQGLDAEHAAALPVAGTTAMRAVEVAKVMPRQRVLVTGVAGGVGQFAAQLAALRGAEVIGVCSGRNVERVRSLGIENVLDYETQDPLDTATLYDAVIDNAGGVRIRDWRRVVARGGAILPNSGVRGPDGGALMRVFKAQWHGLVAPQRVRVFSGTVTTERLTDLGQLLATERIRPLVDTTYPLDQAPEALARVGTHHARGKVIVTISPVRPVVA encoded by the coding sequence GTGGGCGACGCGCCCATCCCCACCCCCGGCAAGGGCCAGGTACTCATCCAAGTCGCTGCGGCGTCGGTCAATGCGGCCGACGTGTTCGTCATGCGCGGCGTGCCCCGTATGGTGCGACCCGGGAACGGACTGCGACGCCCGGCGCGGCACAGGCTCGGCATGGACTTGGCGGGCGTCGTTGCGGATGTCGGCCCCGGAGTAACCCGCTGGCAGGTAGGCGACGCGGTGTTCGGGCAAGGCATCGCCACGTTCGCCGAGTTTGCCCTCGCCGAGGAGCGCCGCCTCGCGGCGCTGCCCCAGGGCCTTGACGCCGAGCACGCCGCCGCCCTTCCCGTCGCCGGAACCACCGCCATGCGCGCAGTCGAGGTGGCGAAGGTGATGCCGCGCCAGCGAGTTCTCGTCACCGGTGTCGCCGGTGGCGTCGGCCAGTTCGCGGCACAGCTGGCGGCGCTGCGCGGCGCCGAGGTCATCGGAGTGTGCTCCGGTCGGAACGTGGAGCGCGTGCGGTCGCTGGGAATCGAGAACGTCCTCGACTACGAAACCCAGGACCCCCTGGACACAGCCACGCTCTACGACGCAGTCATCGACAACGCGGGCGGTGTGCGCATCCGGGACTGGCGCCGGGTCGTGGCGCGCGGTGGTGCCATCCTGCCCAACAGCGGGGTGCGAGGGCCCGACGGCGGTGCCCTCATGCGCGTCTTCAAGGCGCAGTGGCATGGGCTCGTCGCGCCGCAGCGTGTACGGGTCTTCTCCGGGACCGTCACCACGGAGCGCCTCACGGACTTGGGGCAGCTGCTCGCCACTGAACGCATCCGGCCTCTCGTGGACACGACGTACCCCCTGGATCAGGCACCGGAGGCGCTCGCGAGAGTGGGCACTCACCACGCACGAGGCAAGGTCATCGTCACCATCTCCCCCGTACGGCCGGTTGTGGCATAG
- a CDS encoding DUF1788 domain-containing protein yields MTVHDLTRQEEHLFAVLSGERFLKMEGLSNEVPFFIYPYEPEHALDVAKAKKRVKNRLASRGIEVREVNLYDLSVEILKERGDWDEVLEVEPELDKAEFTEMLQSMLNPQHHLAPAIRDRLADGGFDIVFLTGIGEVFPYIRSHNVLNNLQSVVVGRPMLMFFPGRYEQSDTLGSSLVLFGRLKDDQYYRAKNILEQEP; encoded by the coding sequence GTGACGGTTCATGATCTCACTCGCCAGGAGGAGCACCTGTTCGCGGTGCTCAGCGGTGAGCGCTTCTTGAAGATGGAGGGCCTGTCGAACGAGGTTCCGTTCTTCATCTACCCCTACGAGCCCGAGCATGCCCTCGACGTGGCGAAGGCGAAGAAGCGAGTCAAGAACCGGCTGGCGAGCAGGGGCATCGAGGTTCGTGAGGTCAATCTCTACGACCTCTCGGTCGAGATCCTGAAGGAGCGGGGCGACTGGGATGAAGTGCTCGAGGTCGAGCCCGAGCTGGACAAGGCCGAGTTCACCGAGATGTTGCAGTCGATGCTCAACCCGCAGCACCACCTCGCCCCCGCGATCCGAGATCGCCTCGCTGATGGTGGTTTCGACATTGTGTTCCTGACCGGAATCGGCGAGGTCTTCCCCTATATCCGGTCCCACAACGTGCTCAACAACTTGCAGAGCGTCGTGGTAGGCCGGCCGATGCTCATGTTCTTCCCCGGCCGCTACGAGCAGTCCGACACTCTCGGCTCCTCGCTGGTGTTGTTCGGCAGGTTGAAAGACGACCAGTACTACCGCGCCAAGAACATTCTGGAACAGGAACCGTGA
- a CDS encoding ATP-binding protein, with amino-acid sequence MDPEALWEDLRQGARNVAGVTWQVNVCVYLLIASFAGDLPFTRITPEGYEDADCEAGNGTRIFVQTKELSAGAGRLGAAAVAEALAHAEASARGAEIVLITDGSLGSGLAFSGWTGYLSDQQNPGTEDVVAALTNRGYDRDQAEDIGRRTRVVQLPYRVRESSEALLARATGCHNTVAGLAVSRLTEIVATAAAEQRNTHIDTARRVRTSDIDVVVSDIQDTVDVEGLDHAQRQGICSPADFLTPDAVPARTFYLGVDGRPSHVAANLDVVRPVELATCADGLADERSVLVVGPSGSGKSVLLWRAARDLIPAARVLRVRRVTNERDAADLARHVRLMRPSEHAPVLVVTDDLGRPATTAWPGAAALLREVPHTFLLGAARAEDFHPRLLVGATRVVQPRLDTATGVEIGSRVQDLGITQRMDVEEALESSEGLLMEFVALLTTGQRLRQVLAGQVADLADPDRRLQRDAARLLTAAHTLGLSLRADRLGASLSAPTDQDSVGDALGVLRDEHIIIADGTTWSGLHELRSTTITELLHESPPPTIGATWSRVIDIVEPAQAGWMLRRVAERAPESVPDLMPSIGCLLAESGHTAVDVAKVLEGAERADNTLYVQASIPILRAALRPGMNIENMSTITYPMRNQSLMWEPIGSDSWDHAAARLRAVAERMPLRVDFDSTLGQACASLTGEVLPRLLDGADIVSAVRLLEAGQEHVTVPVPLIRSLVERAPLPRDPVTAMHYSRLIAAAARHVQPEQYESTFGSVQDRARAVAAADPWSLDATVDLTAAKVSVKRLLPLESTMPPAMSWDLPRADASDILNTETVACLERLVDACPELIQFEIKTLTASGTPHVVANHEPGYKDMARERFPDRASVRRAVGYQAALRRATASQTWTEVVTEQIELANGLATLTEQAPLRLKPYDNNRRRNDWRDQLTSLRTRLAALDPPPMERGAGPAVDEAHHDHTDRSRDATTRALSNTADALERLCPEDVSEPPRRLTSAMDLRSAISNLRAALAQGRTVLDRRGSPIPSKLINNLERVANLLAALHTHEAATTEIRATDPLDSADEIWTRISEQAATSSLSRLASRLESLSGVEIQTVLDPDPPLWSLDHRAWLITTRMDELDAVAELLDGLTDDERTQISGRVVVLAVGFIDPTSSAYSMQEAAQTRSDSAEPRRVSLDAGFQLSFSSSFPTVPLTPERACEWSEAGGLARIPTDPTPPANVLENLIVRSTNAALLRMRRFSPPGEMPGPLHAADDQAVGTPSAAGSLAGDAVAEALWVLSSQVAAEEAGTATTTLAEVILSPVTGAAPTEEEGILLGAIATLHFARFDMHDGLEP; translated from the coding sequence ATGGACCCAGAAGCCCTCTGGGAGGACCTTCGGCAAGGCGCACGCAACGTCGCCGGAGTCACATGGCAGGTGAACGTCTGCGTCTATCTGCTGATCGCAAGCTTCGCCGGCGACCTCCCATTCACCCGCATCACGCCCGAGGGGTACGAAGACGCAGACTGCGAGGCGGGCAATGGAACCCGTATCTTTGTTCAAACGAAGGAACTCAGCGCAGGTGCTGGACGCCTCGGCGCGGCCGCAGTCGCAGAGGCCCTTGCCCACGCGGAGGCCAGTGCTCGCGGTGCTGAGATTGTCCTGATCACTGATGGATCTCTCGGGTCGGGCCTGGCTTTCTCAGGCTGGACCGGCTATCTCTCCGACCAGCAGAACCCAGGCACCGAGGACGTAGTCGCGGCCCTCACCAACCGCGGCTACGACCGTGACCAGGCTGAAGACATCGGGAGAAGAACTCGCGTGGTGCAGTTGCCGTATCGCGTCCGGGAGTCGAGTGAGGCCCTTCTCGCACGTGCAACCGGCTGCCATAACACGGTGGCCGGACTGGCTGTCAGCAGGCTCACGGAGATTGTGGCAACGGCGGCCGCTGAGCAACGCAACACTCATATCGACACAGCCCGGCGAGTTCGAACAAGCGACATCGACGTGGTGGTCAGCGACATCCAGGACACCGTCGACGTCGAGGGTCTCGACCATGCCCAGCGCCAGGGGATCTGTTCGCCAGCAGACTTCCTGACACCCGACGCGGTTCCGGCGAGGACGTTCTATCTCGGTGTCGATGGTCGGCCGAGCCATGTCGCCGCGAATCTCGACGTCGTCCGGCCAGTGGAACTCGCGACCTGCGCCGACGGACTCGCCGATGAACGAAGCGTGCTGGTTGTCGGGCCCTCCGGCTCTGGAAAGTCGGTTCTGCTCTGGCGAGCAGCGCGCGATCTCATCCCTGCGGCCCGCGTCCTCAGAGTCCGACGAGTGACCAACGAACGTGACGCCGCTGACCTTGCGCGCCATGTTCGGCTCATGCGGCCGAGCGAGCATGCGCCGGTGCTCGTCGTGACTGACGATCTCGGCCGTCCGGCAACTACAGCCTGGCCCGGAGCAGCGGCGTTGCTGCGGGAAGTCCCGCACACCTTTCTGCTCGGAGCAGCGAGGGCGGAGGACTTCCATCCACGTCTGCTGGTCGGAGCCACGCGAGTAGTCCAACCCCGGCTCGACACAGCGACGGGAGTCGAGATCGGCTCGCGGGTCCAAGACCTCGGTATTACGCAACGCATGGATGTCGAAGAGGCACTCGAATCCAGCGAGGGCCTCCTGATGGAGTTCGTGGCCCTACTCACCACCGGCCAGCGGCTACGCCAGGTGCTGGCTGGCCAGGTCGCTGACCTCGCAGACCCGGACCGACGACTCCAACGTGACGCGGCCAGATTGCTCACCGCCGCGCACACACTCGGCCTGTCATTGCGGGCCGATCGGCTGGGTGCCAGCCTCTCCGCACCGACAGACCAGGACAGTGTTGGTGACGCGCTCGGAGTGCTCCGTGACGAGCACATCATCATCGCGGATGGGACCACCTGGAGCGGTCTTCACGAGCTGCGCTCGACCACGATCACCGAACTACTCCACGAGAGTCCGCCTCCAACCATCGGAGCTACCTGGTCTCGCGTCATCGACATCGTAGAGCCAGCGCAGGCCGGCTGGATGCTGCGGCGAGTCGCAGAGCGAGCACCAGAATCGGTTCCAGACCTGATGCCCTCCATCGGTTGCCTGCTTGCCGAGTCTGGACACACCGCCGTCGACGTGGCCAAAGTGCTCGAAGGGGCAGAACGGGCCGACAACACGCTCTACGTCCAAGCCTCCATACCAATCCTTCGAGCAGCGCTCCGGCCGGGGATGAACATCGAGAACATGTCGACGATCACCTATCCGATGCGCAACCAATCATTGATGTGGGAGCCCATCGGCTCGGATTCGTGGGACCACGCCGCGGCCAGGCTACGGGCTGTGGCGGAGAGGATGCCGCTCCGCGTTGACTTCGACTCGACCCTCGGGCAGGCATGCGCGTCATTGACCGGGGAGGTCCTGCCTCGTCTCTTGGATGGGGCGGACATCGTCAGCGCAGTGCGGCTGCTAGAGGCCGGCCAGGAGCACGTCACGGTCCCAGTCCCGCTCATTCGCTCTCTCGTCGAACGCGCTCCACTGCCACGTGACCCGGTCACCGCGATGCACTACTCCCGGCTGATCGCCGCCGCTGCTCGCCATGTCCAGCCCGAGCAATACGAGTCGACCTTCGGCTCCGTTCAGGACCGCGCTCGGGCCGTCGCCGCAGCTGATCCCTGGAGCCTCGACGCAACGGTCGACCTCACCGCCGCCAAGGTCAGCGTGAAGCGTCTGCTGCCGCTCGAAAGCACTATGCCTCCCGCGATGTCGTGGGATCTGCCGCGGGCGGACGCGAGTGACATCCTGAACACCGAAACCGTCGCATGTCTCGAGCGGCTGGTCGACGCCTGCCCCGAGCTCATACAGTTCGAGATCAAGACCCTAACGGCGTCGGGCACTCCTCACGTCGTCGCTAATCACGAGCCTGGATACAAGGACATGGCACGCGAGCGCTTCCCTGATCGCGCTTCCGTGCGCCGAGCAGTCGGCTACCAAGCCGCGCTGCGACGTGCGACCGCATCTCAGACCTGGACTGAGGTCGTCACCGAGCAGATCGAACTAGCCAACGGACTCGCCACCCTCACCGAGCAGGCACCCCTCCGGCTCAAGCCATACGACAACAACCGCAGGCGAAACGACTGGCGTGATCAACTAACGAGCCTGCGTACGCGACTCGCCGCGCTGGACCCGCCGCCCATGGAGCGCGGAGCGGGACCAGCAGTCGACGAGGCACACCACGATCACACTGATCGCAGCCGCGATGCCACTACGCGGGCGCTAAGCAATACCGCTGACGCACTCGAACGCCTCTGTCCCGAGGATGTCTCGGAACCGCCCCGGCGACTGACCTCTGCGATGGACCTGCGGTCCGCAATCTCCAACCTGCGGGCCGCCCTCGCACAGGGCCGCACCGTACTCGACCGCCGGGGGTCTCCGATCCCCAGCAAGCTCATTAACAATCTCGAGCGCGTAGCGAACCTCCTAGCCGCACTCCACACTCACGAGGCGGCCACAACGGAGATCCGAGCAACTGACCCACTCGACTCCGCCGACGAAATCTGGACCCGAATCTCCGAACAAGCAGCAACTTCATCCCTCTCGCGATTGGCGAGTCGGCTCGAGTCACTGTCCGGCGTCGAGATCCAAACCGTTCTCGACCCTGACCCCCCATTGTGGTCGCTCGACCATCGGGCGTGGCTGATCACGACGCGCATGGACGAGCTTGACGCTGTAGCCGAGTTACTGGATGGCCTCACTGACGATGAGCGAACCCAGATCAGCGGGCGGGTCGTCGTGCTCGCCGTCGGGTTCATCGATCCCACCAGCAGCGCGTACTCGATGCAAGAAGCGGCCCAGACCCGATCTGATTCAGCTGAGCCACGACGTGTATCCCTGGATGCCGGCTTCCAACTCAGCTTCAGCTCCTCATTCCCGACTGTTCCGTTGACGCCTGAACGCGCGTGCGAGTGGTCCGAAGCAGGCGGCCTGGCCCGCATACCAACCGATCCCACGCCTCCAGCCAACGTGTTGGAGAACCTGATTGTCAGGTCGACGAACGCTGCGTTGCTACGCATGCGACGCTTCTCACCTCCGGGAGAGATGCCCGGACCACTACACGCGGCCGATGACCAAGCGGTCGGCACACCAAGCGCAGCAGGATCTCTCGCCGGCGACGCTGTCGCTGAGGCTCTGTGGGTCCTTAGCTCCCAAGTCGCTGCAGAGGAGGCTGGAACTGCAACCACAACCCTGGCAGAGGTCATCCTGTCCCCTGTAACCGGAGCCGCCCCTACTGAAGAAGAGGGCATTCTGCTGGGCGCTATCGCGACCCTTCACTTCGCTCGATTCGACATGCACGACGGCTTGGAGCCCTGA
- the brxC gene encoding BREX system P-loop protein BrxC — protein sequence MQLTEIFAKDVQRPIEGVIKADDVAHLGTEVDEYVLTNEAAKGLELLLESYTNYTNANGVWISGFFGSGKSHLLKMLAHLLGEVEGDDFPRERVSESFRAKATDAFLPPLLNKADRIPAKSLLFNIDQKATLISKDQTDALLRVFVKVFDESRGYYGDQGHIARFERQLDDEGQLDAFKQAFRAVSGRDWMERRPSFGLPTVRRQVNAAYAQITGIDSATAGDILKTYQDTYAVSIEDFADEVRVWLDQQPAGYRLNFFVDEVGQFIGSNTHLMLNLQTIAESLNTKCGGRAWVFVTSQEDMDKVVGDRTKQQGNDFSKIQARFKTRVKLTSADVEEVIRKRLLEKNDKGTQVLEAVYAQESANFKTLFDFVDGGKTYRNFTDETKFIGTYPFVTYQFPLFQAAIEGISDHNVFEGRNSSVGERSMLGVVQQVAKDIGDVEIGSLATFDAMFSGIRASLKSAAQRSIDRAERDLPDSGSPVTKLAVRLLKALFLVKYVENFQATPRNLTVLVYDRFGLDLPALSKQVQEALTLLETQTYVQRNGNVYEYLTNEEQVIEEEIKNVEIDSSEVSTRLNRILSGDVVKTSKLRYTKNGQDFPFGYKLDDQAFGQQRELSLHFITPEYPYGPEEIRMHSAGKDELRVILAPDDRVLADLRLLIKTEKYTKRKQTSSLSPVEEQILRAKATHNAQREKELVERIRRAVGRADLVINAADLAPGSQDALIRITDGFQDLISRTYTQLSLLGGRTYTEQQVAGFANPDQSTLLDGSSIHALAAPSDEVLSYLLQRDRLREQVTVKKIVDHFQAKPYGWDLASIECVSAWLVGTSKITLTVDSNILKRSEVATTLCKTPKHSHAVVAPQKTFDPRKVTVLRAFSTDFFDEPTAPKDPLELARHASERLRAKCEELKARVSGSKYPFVTQLEGPIALLESVVGKPDDWYLTDFATADDLLDAKTDVIDPIQIFLGGAQRQIFDEAADLLAANASNLNYLPSGSSQEVSRLLADPQAFRGNRMTKLKAAAVELQSSIDDALVANRDGALLEIDSRWAPLQTSTIYLKATDEAQHSVTRKVNTILDRIGRERQIAVVREIANTFEERTYPAMLDQLAVSHRSSDADGSGEPDPAPIKKQTVSVKSISPTGIHGVLESEEDVDRYLDALRKALVRALNDNKRIAL from the coding sequence ATGCAGCTCACCGAGATTTTCGCCAAGGATGTCCAGCGGCCCATCGAGGGCGTCATCAAGGCCGATGACGTGGCGCATCTGGGCACCGAGGTCGACGAGTACGTCCTGACCAATGAAGCCGCCAAGGGTCTGGAACTGCTGCTTGAGTCGTACACCAACTACACCAACGCGAACGGCGTGTGGATTTCGGGTTTCTTCGGCTCCGGCAAGTCGCACCTGTTGAAGATGCTCGCGCATCTCCTCGGCGAGGTGGAGGGCGACGACTTCCCGCGTGAGCGAGTGTCGGAGAGCTTTCGTGCCAAGGCGACGGATGCTTTCCTGCCGCCGCTGCTCAACAAGGCCGACCGCATCCCGGCCAAGAGCCTGTTGTTCAACATCGATCAGAAGGCCACCCTGATCAGCAAGGATCAGACCGACGCCTTGCTGCGTGTGTTCGTGAAGGTCTTCGACGAGTCCCGCGGTTACTACGGCGATCAGGGCCACATCGCCCGATTCGAGCGGCAGCTTGACGACGAAGGCCAACTCGATGCGTTCAAACAAGCCTTCCGAGCCGTGTCCGGCCGAGACTGGATGGAGCGCCGTCCGAGCTTCGGCCTCCCAACCGTGCGCCGTCAGGTCAACGCGGCCTATGCACAGATCACTGGCATTGACTCCGCAACCGCAGGAGACATCCTCAAGACCTATCAGGACACCTACGCGGTATCGATCGAGGACTTCGCCGACGAGGTCCGTGTCTGGCTCGACCAACAGCCCGCGGGCTACCGGTTGAACTTCTTCGTCGATGAGGTAGGGCAGTTCATCGGCTCCAACACGCATCTGATGCTGAATCTTCAGACGATCGCCGAGTCGCTGAACACGAAGTGCGGCGGTCGGGCCTGGGTGTTCGTCACCTCGCAGGAGGACATGGACAAGGTCGTCGGAGATCGCACCAAGCAGCAGGGCAACGACTTCTCGAAGATTCAGGCCCGGTTCAAGACCCGCGTCAAGCTCACCTCGGCCGACGTGGAAGAAGTCATCCGCAAGCGTCTGCTGGAGAAGAACGACAAAGGTACTCAGGTGCTCGAAGCCGTCTACGCGCAGGAGTCGGCGAACTTCAAGACCCTGTTCGACTTTGTCGATGGCGGGAAGACTTACCGCAACTTCACCGACGAGACCAAGTTCATCGGCACCTACCCGTTCGTCACCTACCAGTTCCCGCTGTTCCAGGCCGCGATCGAGGGCATCTCCGACCACAACGTCTTTGAGGGCCGCAACAGCTCAGTCGGCGAACGTTCCATGCTCGGCGTCGTCCAGCAGGTCGCCAAAGACATCGGTGACGTGGAGATCGGCTCACTGGCCACCTTCGACGCTATGTTCTCCGGCATCCGCGCCTCGCTGAAGTCGGCGGCGCAGCGCTCGATCGACCGTGCGGAGCGCGACCTCCCCGACAGCGGCTCACCGGTCACCAAGCTCGCGGTGCGGCTGCTCAAAGCGCTGTTCCTGGTCAAGTACGTGGAGAACTTCCAGGCCACACCGCGCAACCTGACCGTGCTGGTCTACGACCGATTCGGGCTCGACCTGCCGGCGTTGTCCAAGCAGGTTCAAGAAGCACTCACGCTGCTGGAAACGCAGACGTACGTGCAGCGCAACGGCAACGTCTACGAGTACTTGACCAATGAAGAGCAGGTGATCGAGGAAGAGATCAAGAACGTCGAGATCGACTCCTCCGAGGTCTCCACCCGGCTCAACAGGATTCTCTCCGGCGATGTCGTCAAGACCTCCAAGCTCCGCTATACCAAGAACGGGCAGGACTTCCCGTTCGGGTACAAGCTCGACGACCAGGCATTCGGACAGCAGCGTGAACTCTCGCTGCACTTCATCACTCCCGAGTATCCGTATGGACCCGAAGAGATTCGGATGCACTCGGCGGGCAAGGACGAGCTCCGGGTGATCCTCGCTCCTGACGACCGGGTGCTGGCCGACTTGCGGCTGCTGATCAAGACCGAGAAATACACCAAGCGCAAGCAGACCAGCTCGCTGTCGCCGGTCGAGGAACAGATTCTGCGCGCCAAGGCGACCCACAACGCGCAGCGGGAGAAGGAGCTGGTCGAGCGGATCCGCCGCGCCGTCGGGCGAGCCGATCTCGTGATCAACGCAGCAGACCTGGCGCCGGGATCACAGGACGCGCTCATCCGGATCACCGACGGATTCCAGGACCTCATCTCACGCACCTACACGCAGCTGAGCCTCCTCGGAGGACGTACCTACACCGAGCAGCAGGTCGCCGGATTCGCGAACCCTGACCAATCCACGCTGTTGGACGGCTCCTCGATCCATGCACTCGCCGCGCCGTCCGACGAGGTGCTGTCGTACCTGCTGCAGCGTGACCGGCTCCGTGAGCAGGTCACGGTCAAGAAGATCGTCGATCACTTTCAGGCCAAGCCTTACGGCTGGGATCTGGCCTCCATCGAGTGCGTCTCAGCCTGGCTCGTCGGTACCTCAAAGATCACCCTCACCGTCGACTCAAACATCCTCAAACGCAGCGAAGTCGCGACCACACTCTGCAAGACCCCGAAGCACTCTCACGCCGTCGTCGCCCCGCAGAAGACCTTCGACCCGCGCAAGGTCACGGTGCTGCGCGCCTTCTCCACAGACTTCTTCGATGAGCCCACCGCGCCGAAGGACCCGCTCGAACTGGCTCGACACGCCAGCGAGCGCCTCCGCGCCAAGTGCGAGGAGCTCAAGGCACGAGTCAGCGGCTCGAAGTACCCCTTCGTGACTCAACTCGAAGGTCCCATCGCGCTGCTCGAATCCGTCGTCGGAAAGCCCGACGACTGGTACCTGACCGACTTCGCCACCGCCGATGATCTGCTTGACGCGAAGACCGACGTCATCGATCCCATCCAGATCTTCCTCGGTGGCGCGCAGCGCCAGATTTTCGACGAGGCAGCCGACCTGTTGGCCGCCAACGCAAGCAACCTGAACTACTTGCCCTCCGGAAGCAGCCAGGAGGTGTCGCGTCTCCTCGCCGACCCGCAAGCCTTCCGCGGAAACCGGATGACCAAGCTCAAAGCCGCTGCCGTCGAGCTCCAGTCGAGCATCGACGATGCGCTCGTGGCCAACCGCGACGGAGCGCTTCTGGAGATCGACTCCCGTTGGGCACCACTCCAGACCAGCACGATCTATCTGAAAGCCACCGACGAGGCGCAGCACAGCGTGACTCGGAAGGTCAACACGATTCTCGACCGGATCGGCCGAGAGCGCCAGATCGCTGTCGTCCGCGAGATCGCGAACACCTTCGAGGAACGCACCTACCCGGCCATGCTCGACCAGCTCGCTGTTTCTCATCGCAGCAGCGACGCGGATGGCAGCGGCGAGCCTGACCCGGCACCGATCAAGAAGCAGACCGTCTCGGTCAAGAGCATCAGCCCCACCGGCATCCATGGCGTGCTGGAATCCGAAGAGGACGTCGATCGCTACCTCGACGCACTGCGCAAGGCGCTGGTCCGAGCCCTCAACGACAACAAGCGCATCGCGCTGTAG